The following proteins are encoded in a genomic region of Arachis ipaensis cultivar K30076 chromosome B02, Araip1.1, whole genome shotgun sequence:
- the LOC107625925 gene encoding methionine aminopeptidase 1A isoform X2 → MAGESDVSENALSCANCGKPANLQCPKCIELKLPREGSAFCSQDCFKSSWSSHKSVHVKAKLSSPGMGTPGEQDSSSPGESWLYCLKRGQSRTPKMPHFDWTGTLRPYPISVKRIVPANIDKPDWADDGIPKIEPNSDFQHTVEIKSPDLIAKMRETCRIAREVLDAAARIVRPGVTTDEIDKVVHDTTIAAGGYPSPLNYHFFPKSCCTSVNEVICHGIPDARKLEDGDIVNIDVTVYYKGVHGDLNETYFVGNVDEDSQKLVKCTYECLEKAIAIVKPGVRFREIGEVINRHATMSGFSVVKSYCGHGIGELFHCAPNIPHYGRNKAVGIMKAGQTFTIEPMINAG, encoded by the exons ATGGCTGGTGAATCTGATGTCTCTGAAAATGCACTTTCTTGTGCTAACTGTGGAAAACCCGCAAATCTTCA GTGTCCAAAGTGCATTGAATTGAAGCTTCCTCGTGAAGGTTCTGCTTTCTG CTCCCAGGATTGTTTCAAGTCTTCGTGGAGCTCGCACAAGTCGGTGCATGTGAAGGCGAAGCTATCCTCACCTGGCATGGGCACTCCAGGTGAGCAGGACTCAAGCTCACCTGGTGAAAGTTGGTTATACTGCTTGAAGAGAGGGCAGTCACGAACTCCAAAGATGCCTCACTTTGATTGGACTGG GACGTTGCGGCCATATCCCATATCTGTTAAACGCATTGTTCCAGCTAATATTGATAAACCAGACTGGGCAGATGAT GGAATTCCCAAAATTGAGCCTAATAGTGACTTCCAGCATACTGTTGAG ATTAAATCTCCAGATCTAATTGCGAAAATGAGAGAAACATGTCGG ATTGCAAGGGAGGTTTTGGATGCGGCTGCTCGTATTGTTCGGCCTGGTGTGACAACTGATGAGATTGACAAAGTTGTTCACGACACAACTATTGCTGCAG GAGGATatccatcacctctcaattatcaTTTCTTCCCTAAATCTTGCTGCAC GTCAGTTAATGAAGTAATCTGTCATGGAATTCCTGATGCAAG GAAGCTTGAAGATGGAGACATTGTAAATATTGATGTCACTGTGTACTATAAAGGTGTACATG GTGATCTCAACGAAACGTACTTCGTGGGAAATGTTGATGAAGACTCTCAGAAGCTGGTCAAATGCACATATGAGTGCCTTGAAAAGGCAATAGCTATTG TAAAACCCGGAGTACGATTCCGGGAAATTGGTGAAGTTATCAACCGTCATGCAACTATGTCAGGCTTTTCAGTG GTAAAATCATACTGTGGTCATGGAATTGGAGAGCTCTTTCATTGTGCACCAAACATTCCTCATTATGGAA GAAATAAAGCAGTTGGTATAATGAAGGCTGGACAAACCTTCACAATTGAACCAATGATCAACGCAG GGTGA
- the LOC107625925 gene encoding methionine aminopeptidase 1A isoform X1, translating to MAGESDVSENALSCANCGKPANLQCPKCIELKLPREGSAFCSQDCFKSSWSSHKSVHVKAKLSSPGMGTPGEQDSSSPGESWLYCLKRGQSRTPKMPHFDWTGTLRPYPISVKRIVPANIDKPDWADDGIPKIEPNSDFQHTVEIKSPDLIAKMRETCRIAREVLDAAARIVRPGVTTDEIDKVVHDTTIAAGGYPSPLNYHFFPKSCCTSVNEVICHGIPDARKLEDGDIVNIDVTVYYKGVHGDLNETYFVGNVDEDSQKLVKCTYECLEKAIAIVKPGVRFREIGEVINRHATMSGFSVVKSYCGHGIGELFHCAPNIPHYGRNKAVGIMKAGQTFTIEPMINAGIWRDRMWPDGWTAVTADGKRSAQFEHTLLVTDTGVEVLTGRLQTSPNVFPWLKS from the exons ATGGCTGGTGAATCTGATGTCTCTGAAAATGCACTTTCTTGTGCTAACTGTGGAAAACCCGCAAATCTTCA GTGTCCAAAGTGCATTGAATTGAAGCTTCCTCGTGAAGGTTCTGCTTTCTG CTCCCAGGATTGTTTCAAGTCTTCGTGGAGCTCGCACAAGTCGGTGCATGTGAAGGCGAAGCTATCCTCACCTGGCATGGGCACTCCAGGTGAGCAGGACTCAAGCTCACCTGGTGAAAGTTGGTTATACTGCTTGAAGAGAGGGCAGTCACGAACTCCAAAGATGCCTCACTTTGATTGGACTGG GACGTTGCGGCCATATCCCATATCTGTTAAACGCATTGTTCCAGCTAATATTGATAAACCAGACTGGGCAGATGAT GGAATTCCCAAAATTGAGCCTAATAGTGACTTCCAGCATACTGTTGAG ATTAAATCTCCAGATCTAATTGCGAAAATGAGAGAAACATGTCGG ATTGCAAGGGAGGTTTTGGATGCGGCTGCTCGTATTGTTCGGCCTGGTGTGACAACTGATGAGATTGACAAAGTTGTTCACGACACAACTATTGCTGCAG GAGGATatccatcacctctcaattatcaTTTCTTCCCTAAATCTTGCTGCAC GTCAGTTAATGAAGTAATCTGTCATGGAATTCCTGATGCAAG GAAGCTTGAAGATGGAGACATTGTAAATATTGATGTCACTGTGTACTATAAAGGTGTACATG GTGATCTCAACGAAACGTACTTCGTGGGAAATGTTGATGAAGACTCTCAGAAGCTGGTCAAATGCACATATGAGTGCCTTGAAAAGGCAATAGCTATTG TAAAACCCGGAGTACGATTCCGGGAAATTGGTGAAGTTATCAACCGTCATGCAACTATGTCAGGCTTTTCAGTG GTAAAATCATACTGTGGTCATGGAATTGGAGAGCTCTTTCATTGTGCACCAAACATTCCTCATTATGGAA GAAATAAAGCAGTTGGTATAATGAAGGCTGGACAAACCTTCACAATTGAACCAATGATCAACGCAG GTATCTGGCGTGATCGAATGTGGCCAGATGGATGGACTGCTGTCACCGCAGATGGTAAACGAAGTGCTCAATTTGAGCACACTCTTTTG GTGACAGACACTGGTGTTGAGGTCCTAACAGGGAGGTTGCAGACATCACCCAATGTTTTTCCATGGTTAAAATCATGA